The following coding sequences lie in one Notolabrus celidotus isolate fNotCel1 chromosome 20, fNotCel1.pri, whole genome shotgun sequence genomic window:
- the LOC117831883 gene encoding GTPase IMAP family member 8-like isoform X3 translates to MIGRTKAGKSATGNILLGRIVFKSVISTSSVTQECQIGRGTPEEQSLTVIDTPGLFGGTTSDSSDPPEKVMEAIKECMQLAPPGPVVYLVVLQLGTLTEREQQTVKIIQRSFGREAAHYTVALFTRGDDLRNAGDTIEEYIGANPDTRDFIRECLGGYQVFDNEDVNSPQVTELLRKITAIVQRNGGGRAEIHQEGEGVLHQENLRGKENETGKDLMLACLDGASGGVFLITCGALYFGDLKPKDLLEIAVFTGMIGAVGGAARFTVGRLIWRR, encoded by the coding sequence ATGATTGGAAGGACTAAAGCTGGAAAGAGTGCAACAGGAAACATCCTCCTGGGGAGAATAGTGTTTAAGTCTGTCATATCTACCTCCTCTGTGACACAGGAGTGCCAGATAGGAAGAGGAACACCAGAGGAGCAGAGTCTGACTGTCATTGACACTCCGGGTCTGTTTGGAGGCACCACATCAGATTCTTCTGATCCTCCAGAGAAGGTGATGGAGGCGATCAAAGAGTGCATGCAGCTTGCGCCGCCTGGCCCTGTCGTGTACCTGGTTGTGCTTCAGCTCGGCACACTCACAGAGCGGGAGCAGCAAACAGTGAAGATAATCCAGAGGAGCTTTGGCAGAGAGGCGGCGCATTACACCGTGGCTCTGTTCACCCGAGGAGACGACCTGAGGAACGCAGGAGACACCATCGAGGAATACATCGGAGCAAATCCAGACACACGTGACTTCATCAGGGAGTGTTTGGGGGGCTACCAGGTGTTTGACAATGAAGACGTAAATTCACCTCAAGTTACCGAGCTACTGAGGAAGATCACTGCCATCGTGCAGAGAAACGGGGGGGGCAGAGCAGAGATACACCAAGAGGGCGAGGGAGTCCTCCATCAAGAGAATCTCAGAGGAAAAGAGAATGAAACAGGGAAAGATTTAATGTTGGCCTGCCTTGATGGTGCTTCAGGAGGAGTATTTTTAATAACTTGTGGTGCATTGTATTTTGGGGATTTGAAGCCGAAGGATCTCCTAGAAATCGCAGTATTCACAGGCATGATTGGTGCAGTTGGAGGTGCTGCACGATTCACGGTTGGTAGACTGATCTGGAGAAGATGA
- the LOC117831883 gene encoding GTPase IMAP family member 5-like isoform X1, producing MAQPADQLETQDQGVKIVMIGRTKAGKSATGNILLGRIVFKSVISTSSVTQECQIGRGTPEEQSLTVIDTPGLFGGTTSDSSDPPEKVMEAIKECMQLAPPGPVVYLVVLQLGTLTEREQQTVKIIQRSFGREAAHYTVALFTRGDDLRNAGDTIEEYIGANPDTRDFIRECLGGYQVFDNEDVNSPQVTELLRKITAIVQRNGGGRAEIHQEGEGVLHQENLRGKENETGKDLMLACLDGASGGVFLITCGALYFGDLKPKDLLEIAVFTGMIGAVGGAARFTVGRLIWRR from the exons ATGGCCCAGCCAGCTGATCAGCTGG agaCCCAAGACCAAGGGGTGAAGATAGTGATGATTGGAAGGACTAAAGCTGGAAAGAGTGCAACAGGAAACATCCTCCTGGGGAGAATAGTGTTTAAGTCTGTCATATCTACCTCCTCTGTGACACAGGAGTGCCAGATAGGAAGAGGAACACCAGAGGAGCAGAGTCTGACTGTCATTGACACTCCGGGTCTGTTTGGAGGCACCACATCAGATTCTTCTGATCCTCCAGAGAAGGTGATGGAGGCGATCAAAGAGTGCATGCAGCTTGCGCCGCCTGGCCCTGTCGTGTACCTGGTTGTGCTTCAGCTCGGCACACTCACAGAGCGGGAGCAGCAAACAGTGAAGATAATCCAGAGGAGCTTTGGCAGAGAGGCGGCGCATTACACCGTGGCTCTGTTCACCCGAGGAGACGACCTGAGGAACGCAGGAGACACCATCGAGGAATACATCGGAGCAAATCCAGACACACGTGACTTCATCAGGGAGTGTTTGGGGGGCTACCAGGTGTTTGACAATGAAGACGTAAATTCACCTCAAGTTACCGAGCTACTGAGGAAGATCACTGCCATCGTGCAGAGAAACGGGGGGGGCAGAGCAGAGATACACCAAGAGGGCGAGGGAGTCCTCCATCAAGAGAATCTCAGAGGAAAAGAGAATGAAACAGGGAAAGATTTAATGTTGGCCTGCCTTGATGGTGCTTCAGGAGGAGTATTTTTAATAACTTGTGGTGCATTGTATTTTGGGGATTTGAAGCCGAAGGATCTCCTAGAAATCGCAGTATTCACAGGCATGATTGGTGCAGTTGGAGGTGCTGCACGATTCACGGTTGGTAGACTGATCTGGAGAAGATGA
- the srsf2b gene encoding serine/arginine-rich splicing factor 2b translates to MSTMNYGRPPPNVDGMTSLKVDNLTYRTSPETLRSVFEDYGRVGDVYIPRDRYTKESRGFAFVRFHDKRDAEDAMDAMDGALLDGRELRVQMARYGRPPDSQYSGGRRGGGGGGGGGGPRRQGGYGRRSRSSSRSPKRRRRSRSRSRSRSRSRSRSRYTRSRSRSYSRSKSHSPKTKKPKDKSNSRSRSRSRSPSKSKSKSKSKSKSKSKSKSKSRSRSRTPASKRGSRSRSKSQPKSAAENGGESP, encoded by the exons ATGTCCACAATGAATTACGGGAGGCCTCCTCCGAACGTGGACGGCATGACTTCACTCAAAGTGGACAACCTCACGTACCGGACTTCCCCGGAGACCCTCAGGAGCGTGTTCGAGGACTACGGCCGGGTCGGGGACGTCTACATCCCCCGGGACCGGTACACCAAAGAGAGCCGCGGCTTCGCTTTTGTTCGCTTCCATGATAAACGCGACGCCGAGGACGCGATGGACGCCATGGACGGGGCGCTGCTGGACGGACGGGAGCTGCGGGTCCAGATGGCCCGGTACGGGAGGCCGCCAGACTCCCAGTACAGcgggggaaggagaggaggtggaggaggaggtggaggaggaggaccgaGGAGACAAGGAGGCTACGGCCGAAGGAGCAGGAG CTCTTCCCGCAGCCCGAAGCGCAGAAGGCGCAGCAGGTCCCGCAGCAGGAGCCGCTCTCGCTCCAGAAGCCGATCCCGCTACACCAGGTCAAGGTCCAGGTCCTACTCCCGGTCAAAGTCCCACTCTCCCAAGACCAAGAAGCCCAAGGATAAGTCCAACTCTCGTTCCAGATCTAGATCCAGGTCTCcatctaaatctaaatccaaGTCCAAGTCTAAAtccaagtccaagtccaaaTCCAAGTCCAAGTCCAGGTCCAGAAGCCGCACCCCTGCCTCCAAAAGAGGCTCCAGGTCTCGATCCAAAAGCCAGCCCAAGTCAGCAGCAGAAAATGGAGGCGAATCCCCGTAG
- the LOC117831883 gene encoding GTPase IMAP family member 7-like isoform X2, with amino-acid sequence MRETQDQGVKIVMIGRTKAGKSATGNILLGRIVFKSVISTSSVTQECQIGRGTPEEQSLTVIDTPGLFGGTTSDSSDPPEKVMEAIKECMQLAPPGPVVYLVVLQLGTLTEREQQTVKIIQRSFGREAAHYTVALFTRGDDLRNAGDTIEEYIGANPDTRDFIRECLGGYQVFDNEDVNSPQVTELLRKITAIVQRNGGGRAEIHQEGEGVLHQENLRGKENETGKDLMLACLDGASGGVFLITCGALYFGDLKPKDLLEIAVFTGMIGAVGGAARFTVGRLIWRR; translated from the coding sequence agaCCCAAGACCAAGGGGTGAAGATAGTGATGATTGGAAGGACTAAAGCTGGAAAGAGTGCAACAGGAAACATCCTCCTGGGGAGAATAGTGTTTAAGTCTGTCATATCTACCTCCTCTGTGACACAGGAGTGCCAGATAGGAAGAGGAACACCAGAGGAGCAGAGTCTGACTGTCATTGACACTCCGGGTCTGTTTGGAGGCACCACATCAGATTCTTCTGATCCTCCAGAGAAGGTGATGGAGGCGATCAAAGAGTGCATGCAGCTTGCGCCGCCTGGCCCTGTCGTGTACCTGGTTGTGCTTCAGCTCGGCACACTCACAGAGCGGGAGCAGCAAACAGTGAAGATAATCCAGAGGAGCTTTGGCAGAGAGGCGGCGCATTACACCGTGGCTCTGTTCACCCGAGGAGACGACCTGAGGAACGCAGGAGACACCATCGAGGAATACATCGGAGCAAATCCAGACACACGTGACTTCATCAGGGAGTGTTTGGGGGGCTACCAGGTGTTTGACAATGAAGACGTAAATTCACCTCAAGTTACCGAGCTACTGAGGAAGATCACTGCCATCGTGCAGAGAAACGGGGGGGGCAGAGCAGAGATACACCAAGAGGGCGAGGGAGTCCTCCATCAAGAGAATCTCAGAGGAAAAGAGAATGAAACAGGGAAAGATTTAATGTTGGCCTGCCTTGATGGTGCTTCAGGAGGAGTATTTTTAATAACTTGTGGTGCATTGTATTTTGGGGATTTGAAGCCGAAGGATCTCCTAGAAATCGCAGTATTCACAGGCATGATTGGTGCAGTTGGAGGTGCTGCACGATTCACGGTTGGTAGACTGATCTGGAGAAGATGA